A single region of the Vidua macroura isolate BioBank_ID:100142 chromosome 12, ASM2450914v1, whole genome shotgun sequence genome encodes:
- the ACSBG1 gene encoding long-chain-fatty-acid--CoA ligase ACSBG1 isoform X3: MPDSGETLTKQLQTGNARNVSGSCENGTFTDAQPVCRELLPHLDETQGEGIEPAESLWTSFADGRVRLRIDNSCPQTPITVHQMFKESLEKYGSLNALASKKNGKWEKITFSEYYCLSRKAAKSFLKLGLERFHSVAILGFNSPEWFISAVGAIFAGGIVTGIYTTNSPEACHYIAHDSKTDIMVVENQKQLDKIMQIWNRLPHLKAVVLYKDSIAERHPNLYTMEEFLELGDDVSDSTLDDIINSQKPNQCCVLIYTSGTTGKPKGAMLSHDNITWTSAHCSRAGGMQPAEVQQESIVSYLPLSHIAAQIYDLWTGIKWGEQVYFAEPDALKGSLINTLKEVQPTSHMGVPRVWEKIMEKLKDASAQSGFMKKKMLSWAMSLSLEKNLNGSNSSDLKQLWTRLADYLVLAKIRSALGLSSCQKHFSGAAPLNTETLYFFLGLNITLYEAYGMSETTGPHCLSGPYIYRQHSCGKPASGCRVKLADKDTEGNGEICFWGRTVFMGYLNMEDRTKEVFDEEGWLHSGDLGKLDKDGFLYVTGRIKDLIITAGGENVPPIPIEDAVKKELPIVSNAMVIGDKKKFLSMFLTLKSVLDPDTSDPTDILTEQARDFCQRSGSKATKVSEIVATRDQATYRAIQEGIDRVNSTATNRVHCIQKWIVLPRDFSISGGELGPTMKLKRLAVLEKYRNEVDSFYKE, encoded by the exons AACCTTTACAGATGCACAGCCTGTCTGCAGGGAACTGCTGCCTCATTTGGACGAGACCCAGGGTGAAGGCATAGAGCCAGCAG AGTCTCTGTGGACTTCTTTTGCTGATGGCAGAGTCAGGCTGAGAATAGATAACTCATGTCCACAGACTCCCATAACAGTTCATCAGATGTTCAAGGAGAGCCTGGAAAAATATGGATCCCTTAATGCTTTGGCCAgcaaaaagaatggaaaatgggagaaaataactttttcagaATATTATTGCCTCTCTAGGAAAGCAGCCAAGAGCTTCTTGAAG cttGGTCTTGAACGATTCCATAGTGTAGCAATCCTTGGATTTAATTCTCCAGAATGGTTCATCTCAGCTGTTGGAGCTATTTTTGCTGG AGGAATTGTCACAGGAATATATACAACTAATTCTCCAGAGGCCTGTCACTACATTGCCCATGACAGCAAGACTGATATCATGGTTGTGGAAAATCAGAAACAGCTGGACAAGATAATGCAG aTCTGGAATCGATTGCCCCACCTGAAGGCTGTGGTGCTATATAAGGACTCCATTGCAGAGAGACATCCAAATTTGTACACG ATGGAAGAGTTTCTGGAGCTGGGAGATGACGTCTCTGACAGTACTTTGGATGACATTATTAACTCCCAAAAGCCAAATCAGTGCTGTGTTCTGATCTACACCTCCGGAACAACTGGGAAGCCAAAAGGAGCCATGCTGAGTCATGACAAC atAACTTGGACATCAGCCcattgcagcagagcaggaggtaTGCAACCTGCAGAGGTCCAGCAGGAATCTATAGTCAGTTATCTCCCACTCAGCCACATAGCTGCACAGATCTATGACCTGTGGACTGGAATCAAATGGGGAGAGCAAGTTTACTTTGCTGAGCCAGATGCTCTGAAG GGCAGCTTGATCAACACACTAAAAGAAGTGCAGCCAACATCTCACATGGGAGTTCCCCGAGTATGGGAGAAAATCATGGAGAAGTTAAAGGATGCTTCTGCTCAGTCAGgatttatgaaaaagaaaatgctttcctGGGCTATGTCACTTAGCTTAGAGAAGAACCTGAATGGCTCAAACAG CAGTGATCTAAAGCAGCTCTGGACAAGATTAGCAGACTACTTAGTGCTTGCAAAAATCCGTAGTGCACTGGGGCTTTCTTCCTGTCAGAAGCACTtttctggtgctgctcctcTCAATACAGAAACACTGTATTTCTTCTTGGGTCTGAACATCACCCTGTATGAGGCCTATGGGATGAGTGAGACCACAGGCCCACATTGCCTGTCTGGGCCTTACATTTACAGGCAGCACAg CTGTGGTAAACCAGCATCTGGATGCAGAGTGAAACTGGCGGACAAAGATACAGAAGGCAATGGAGAAATCTGTTTCTGGGGAAGGACTGTTTTCATGGGTTATTTAAATATGGAAGACAGAACAAAAGAAGTCTTTGATGAGGAGGGGTGGCTGCATTCTGGAGATTTAGGAAAGCTAGACAAGGATGGCTTTCTCTATGTCACTGGAAGAATTAAAG ATTTGATTATTACAGCTGGAGGGGAAAATGTGCCTCCAATTCCAATCGAAGATGCTGTTAAAAAAGAACTCCCAATTGTTAGTAATGCTATGGTGATTGGAGATAAGAAGAAGTTTTTGTCAATGTTCCTGACCCTAAAG AGTGTGCTGGACCCAGATACATCTGATCCTACTGACATTCTCACAGAGCAAGCCAGAGACTTCTGCCAGAGGAGTGGTAGTAAAGCCACCAAAGTGTCCGAGATTGTAGCTACAAGAGACCAGGCGACCTACAGAGCCATCCAGGAGGGAATCGACAGAGTCAACAGCACTGCTACCAACAGGGTTCACTGCATTCAGAAATGGATTGTCCTGCCAAgagatttttccatttctggggGAGAACTAG GTCCCACAATGAAGCTGAAGCGGCTCGCTGTGCTCGAGAAATACCGAAATGAAGTAGACTCCTtctataaagaataa
- the ACSBG1 gene encoding long-chain-fatty-acid--CoA ligase ACSBG1 isoform X4, with translation MPDSGETLTKQLQTGNARNVSGSCENGTFTDAQPVCRELLPHLDETQGEGIEPAESLWTSFADGRVRLRIDNSCPQTPITVHQMFKESLEKYGSLNALASKKNGKWEKITFSEYYCLSRKAAKSFLKLGLERFHSVAILGFNSPEWFISAVGAIFAGGIVTGIYTTNSPEACHYIAHDSKTDIMVVENQKQLDKIMQIWNRLPHLKAVVLYKDSIAERHPNLYTMEEFLELGDDVSDSTLDDIINSQKPNQCCVLIYTSGTTGKPKGAMLSHDNITWTSAHCSRAGGMQPAEVQQESIVSYLPLSHIAAQIYDLWTGIKWGEQVYFAEPDALKGSLINTLKEVQPTSHMGVPRVWEKIMEKLKDASAQSGFMKKKMLSWAMSLSLEKNLNGSNSDLKQLWTRLADYLVLAKIRSALGLSSCQKHFSGAAPLNTETLYFFLGLNITLYEAYGMSETTGPHCLSGPYIYRQHSCGKPASGCRVKLADKDTEGNGEICFWGRTVFMGYLNMEDRTKEVFDEEGWLHSGDLGKLDKDGFLYVTGRIKDLIITAGGENVPPIPIEDAVKKELPIVSNAMVIGDKKKFLSMFLTLKSVLDPDTSDPTDILTEQARDFCQRSGSKATKVSEIVATRDQATYRAIQEGIDRVNSTATNRVHCIQKWIVLPRDFSISGGELGPTMKLKRLAVLEKYRNEVDSFYKE, from the exons AACCTTTACAGATGCACAGCCTGTCTGCAGGGAACTGCTGCCTCATTTGGACGAGACCCAGGGTGAAGGCATAGAGCCAGCAG AGTCTCTGTGGACTTCTTTTGCTGATGGCAGAGTCAGGCTGAGAATAGATAACTCATGTCCACAGACTCCCATAACAGTTCATCAGATGTTCAAGGAGAGCCTGGAAAAATATGGATCCCTTAATGCTTTGGCCAgcaaaaagaatggaaaatgggagaaaataactttttcagaATATTATTGCCTCTCTAGGAAAGCAGCCAAGAGCTTCTTGAAG cttGGTCTTGAACGATTCCATAGTGTAGCAATCCTTGGATTTAATTCTCCAGAATGGTTCATCTCAGCTGTTGGAGCTATTTTTGCTGG AGGAATTGTCACAGGAATATATACAACTAATTCTCCAGAGGCCTGTCACTACATTGCCCATGACAGCAAGACTGATATCATGGTTGTGGAAAATCAGAAACAGCTGGACAAGATAATGCAG aTCTGGAATCGATTGCCCCACCTGAAGGCTGTGGTGCTATATAAGGACTCCATTGCAGAGAGACATCCAAATTTGTACACG ATGGAAGAGTTTCTGGAGCTGGGAGATGACGTCTCTGACAGTACTTTGGATGACATTATTAACTCCCAAAAGCCAAATCAGTGCTGTGTTCTGATCTACACCTCCGGAACAACTGGGAAGCCAAAAGGAGCCATGCTGAGTCATGACAAC atAACTTGGACATCAGCCcattgcagcagagcaggaggtaTGCAACCTGCAGAGGTCCAGCAGGAATCTATAGTCAGTTATCTCCCACTCAGCCACATAGCTGCACAGATCTATGACCTGTGGACTGGAATCAAATGGGGAGAGCAAGTTTACTTTGCTGAGCCAGATGCTCTGAAG GGCAGCTTGATCAACACACTAAAAGAAGTGCAGCCAACATCTCACATGGGAGTTCCCCGAGTATGGGAGAAAATCATGGAGAAGTTAAAGGATGCTTCTGCTCAGTCAGgatttatgaaaaagaaaatgctttcctGGGCTATGTCACTTAGCTTAGAGAAGAACCTGAATGGCTCAAACAG TGATCTAAAGCAGCTCTGGACAAGATTAGCAGACTACTTAGTGCTTGCAAAAATCCGTAGTGCACTGGGGCTTTCTTCCTGTCAGAAGCACTtttctggtgctgctcctcTCAATACAGAAACACTGTATTTCTTCTTGGGTCTGAACATCACCCTGTATGAGGCCTATGGGATGAGTGAGACCACAGGCCCACATTGCCTGTCTGGGCCTTACATTTACAGGCAGCACAg CTGTGGTAAACCAGCATCTGGATGCAGAGTGAAACTGGCGGACAAAGATACAGAAGGCAATGGAGAAATCTGTTTCTGGGGAAGGACTGTTTTCATGGGTTATTTAAATATGGAAGACAGAACAAAAGAAGTCTTTGATGAGGAGGGGTGGCTGCATTCTGGAGATTTAGGAAAGCTAGACAAGGATGGCTTTCTCTATGTCACTGGAAGAATTAAAG ATTTGATTATTACAGCTGGAGGGGAAAATGTGCCTCCAATTCCAATCGAAGATGCTGTTAAAAAAGAACTCCCAATTGTTAGTAATGCTATGGTGATTGGAGATAAGAAGAAGTTTTTGTCAATGTTCCTGACCCTAAAG AGTGTGCTGGACCCAGATACATCTGATCCTACTGACATTCTCACAGAGCAAGCCAGAGACTTCTGCCAGAGGAGTGGTAGTAAAGCCACCAAAGTGTCCGAGATTGTAGCTACAAGAGACCAGGCGACCTACAGAGCCATCCAGGAGGGAATCGACAGAGTCAACAGCACTGCTACCAACAGGGTTCACTGCATTCAGAAATGGATTGTCCTGCCAAgagatttttccatttctggggGAGAACTAG GTCCCACAATGAAGCTGAAGCGGCTCGCTGTGCTCGAGAAATACCGAAATGAAGTAGACTCCTtctataaagaataa
- the ACSBG1 gene encoding long-chain-fatty-acid--CoA ligase ACSBG1 isoform X1 produces the protein MPDSGETLTKQLQTGNARNVSGSCENGTFTDAQPVCRELLPHLDETQGEGIEPAESLWTSFADGRVRLRIDNSCPQTPITVHQMFKESLEKYGSLNALASKKNGKWEKITFSEYYCLSRKAAKSFLKLGLERFHSVAILGFNSPEWFISAVGAIFAGGIVTGIYTTNSPEACHYIAHDSKTDIMVVENQKQLDKIMQIWNRLPHLKAVVLYKDSIAERHPNLYTMEEFLELGDDVSDSTLDDIINSQKPNQCCVLIYTSGTTGKPKGAMLSHDNITWTSAHCSRAGGMQPAEVQQESIVSYLPLSHIAAQIYDLWTGIKWGEQVYFAEPDALKGSLINTLKEVQPTSHMGVPRVWEKIMEKLKDASAQSGFMKKKMLSWAMSLSLEKNLNGSNSSDLKQLWTRLADYLVLAKIRSALGLSSCQKHFSGAAPLNTETLYFFLGLNITLYEAYGMSETTGPHCLSGPYIYRQHSCGKPASGCRVKLADKDTEGNGEICFWGRTVFMGYLNMEDRTKEVFDEEGWLHSGDLGKLDKDGFLYVTGRIKDLIITAGGENVPPIPIEDAVKKELPIVSNAMVIGDKKKFLSMFLTLKSVLDPDTSDPTDILTEQARDFCQRSGSKATKVSEIVATRDQATYRAIQEGIDRVNSTATNRVHCIQKWIVLPRDFSISGGELAPSCLCGCNLTYHTCFSLSAFICAERGPCSSQQALQ, from the exons AACCTTTACAGATGCACAGCCTGTCTGCAGGGAACTGCTGCCTCATTTGGACGAGACCCAGGGTGAAGGCATAGAGCCAGCAG AGTCTCTGTGGACTTCTTTTGCTGATGGCAGAGTCAGGCTGAGAATAGATAACTCATGTCCACAGACTCCCATAACAGTTCATCAGATGTTCAAGGAGAGCCTGGAAAAATATGGATCCCTTAATGCTTTGGCCAgcaaaaagaatggaaaatgggagaaaataactttttcagaATATTATTGCCTCTCTAGGAAAGCAGCCAAGAGCTTCTTGAAG cttGGTCTTGAACGATTCCATAGTGTAGCAATCCTTGGATTTAATTCTCCAGAATGGTTCATCTCAGCTGTTGGAGCTATTTTTGCTGG AGGAATTGTCACAGGAATATATACAACTAATTCTCCAGAGGCCTGTCACTACATTGCCCATGACAGCAAGACTGATATCATGGTTGTGGAAAATCAGAAACAGCTGGACAAGATAATGCAG aTCTGGAATCGATTGCCCCACCTGAAGGCTGTGGTGCTATATAAGGACTCCATTGCAGAGAGACATCCAAATTTGTACACG ATGGAAGAGTTTCTGGAGCTGGGAGATGACGTCTCTGACAGTACTTTGGATGACATTATTAACTCCCAAAAGCCAAATCAGTGCTGTGTTCTGATCTACACCTCCGGAACAACTGGGAAGCCAAAAGGAGCCATGCTGAGTCATGACAAC atAACTTGGACATCAGCCcattgcagcagagcaggaggtaTGCAACCTGCAGAGGTCCAGCAGGAATCTATAGTCAGTTATCTCCCACTCAGCCACATAGCTGCACAGATCTATGACCTGTGGACTGGAATCAAATGGGGAGAGCAAGTTTACTTTGCTGAGCCAGATGCTCTGAAG GGCAGCTTGATCAACACACTAAAAGAAGTGCAGCCAACATCTCACATGGGAGTTCCCCGAGTATGGGAGAAAATCATGGAGAAGTTAAAGGATGCTTCTGCTCAGTCAGgatttatgaaaaagaaaatgctttcctGGGCTATGTCACTTAGCTTAGAGAAGAACCTGAATGGCTCAAACAG CAGTGATCTAAAGCAGCTCTGGACAAGATTAGCAGACTACTTAGTGCTTGCAAAAATCCGTAGTGCACTGGGGCTTTCTTCCTGTCAGAAGCACTtttctggtgctgctcctcTCAATACAGAAACACTGTATTTCTTCTTGGGTCTGAACATCACCCTGTATGAGGCCTATGGGATGAGTGAGACCACAGGCCCACATTGCCTGTCTGGGCCTTACATTTACAGGCAGCACAg CTGTGGTAAACCAGCATCTGGATGCAGAGTGAAACTGGCGGACAAAGATACAGAAGGCAATGGAGAAATCTGTTTCTGGGGAAGGACTGTTTTCATGGGTTATTTAAATATGGAAGACAGAACAAAAGAAGTCTTTGATGAGGAGGGGTGGCTGCATTCTGGAGATTTAGGAAAGCTAGACAAGGATGGCTTTCTCTATGTCACTGGAAGAATTAAAG ATTTGATTATTACAGCTGGAGGGGAAAATGTGCCTCCAATTCCAATCGAAGATGCTGTTAAAAAAGAACTCCCAATTGTTAGTAATGCTATGGTGATTGGAGATAAGAAGAAGTTTTTGTCAATGTTCCTGACCCTAAAG AGTGTGCTGGACCCAGATACATCTGATCCTACTGACATTCTCACAGAGCAAGCCAGAGACTTCTGCCAGAGGAGTGGTAGTAAAGCCACCAAAGTGTCCGAGATTGTAGCTACAAGAGACCAGGCGACCTACAGAGCCATCCAGGAGGGAATCGACAGAGTCAACAGCACTGCTACCAACAGGGTTCACTGCATTCAGAAATGGATTGTCCTGCCAAgagatttttccatttctggggGAGAACTAG ctccctcatGCTTATGTGGATGCAACCTCACATATCACACTTGCTTCTCACTTTCAGCATTTATCTGTGCTGAGAGGGGCCCATGTTCTTCCCAACAGGCTCTTCAATAA
- the ACSBG1 gene encoding long-chain-fatty-acid--CoA ligase ACSBG1 isoform X2: MPDSGETLTKQLQTGNARNVSGSCENGTFTDAQPVCRELLPHLDETQGEGIEPAESLWTSFADGRVRLRIDNSCPQTPITVHQMFKESLEKYGSLNALASKKNGKWEKITFSEYYCLSRKAAKSFLKLGLERFHSVAILGFNSPEWFISAVGAIFAGGIVTGIYTTNSPEACHYIAHDSKTDIMVVENQKQLDKIMQIWNRLPHLKAVVLYKDSIAERHPNLYTMEEFLELGDDVSDSTLDDIINSQKPNQCCVLIYTSGTTGKPKGAMLSHDNITWTSAHCSRAGGMQPAEVQQESIVSYLPLSHIAAQIYDLWTGIKWGEQVYFAEPDALKGSLINTLKEVQPTSHMGVPRVWEKIMEKLKDASAQSGFMKKKMLSWAMSLSLEKNLNGSNSDLKQLWTRLADYLVLAKIRSALGLSSCQKHFSGAAPLNTETLYFFLGLNITLYEAYGMSETTGPHCLSGPYIYRQHSCGKPASGCRVKLADKDTEGNGEICFWGRTVFMGYLNMEDRTKEVFDEEGWLHSGDLGKLDKDGFLYVTGRIKDLIITAGGENVPPIPIEDAVKKELPIVSNAMVIGDKKKFLSMFLTLKSVLDPDTSDPTDILTEQARDFCQRSGSKATKVSEIVATRDQATYRAIQEGIDRVNSTATNRVHCIQKWIVLPRDFSISGGELAPSCLCGCNLTYHTCFSLSAFICAERGPCSSQQALQ, from the exons AACCTTTACAGATGCACAGCCTGTCTGCAGGGAACTGCTGCCTCATTTGGACGAGACCCAGGGTGAAGGCATAGAGCCAGCAG AGTCTCTGTGGACTTCTTTTGCTGATGGCAGAGTCAGGCTGAGAATAGATAACTCATGTCCACAGACTCCCATAACAGTTCATCAGATGTTCAAGGAGAGCCTGGAAAAATATGGATCCCTTAATGCTTTGGCCAgcaaaaagaatggaaaatgggagaaaataactttttcagaATATTATTGCCTCTCTAGGAAAGCAGCCAAGAGCTTCTTGAAG cttGGTCTTGAACGATTCCATAGTGTAGCAATCCTTGGATTTAATTCTCCAGAATGGTTCATCTCAGCTGTTGGAGCTATTTTTGCTGG AGGAATTGTCACAGGAATATATACAACTAATTCTCCAGAGGCCTGTCACTACATTGCCCATGACAGCAAGACTGATATCATGGTTGTGGAAAATCAGAAACAGCTGGACAAGATAATGCAG aTCTGGAATCGATTGCCCCACCTGAAGGCTGTGGTGCTATATAAGGACTCCATTGCAGAGAGACATCCAAATTTGTACACG ATGGAAGAGTTTCTGGAGCTGGGAGATGACGTCTCTGACAGTACTTTGGATGACATTATTAACTCCCAAAAGCCAAATCAGTGCTGTGTTCTGATCTACACCTCCGGAACAACTGGGAAGCCAAAAGGAGCCATGCTGAGTCATGACAAC atAACTTGGACATCAGCCcattgcagcagagcaggaggtaTGCAACCTGCAGAGGTCCAGCAGGAATCTATAGTCAGTTATCTCCCACTCAGCCACATAGCTGCACAGATCTATGACCTGTGGACTGGAATCAAATGGGGAGAGCAAGTTTACTTTGCTGAGCCAGATGCTCTGAAG GGCAGCTTGATCAACACACTAAAAGAAGTGCAGCCAACATCTCACATGGGAGTTCCCCGAGTATGGGAGAAAATCATGGAGAAGTTAAAGGATGCTTCTGCTCAGTCAGgatttatgaaaaagaaaatgctttcctGGGCTATGTCACTTAGCTTAGAGAAGAACCTGAATGGCTCAAACAG TGATCTAAAGCAGCTCTGGACAAGATTAGCAGACTACTTAGTGCTTGCAAAAATCCGTAGTGCACTGGGGCTTTCTTCCTGTCAGAAGCACTtttctggtgctgctcctcTCAATACAGAAACACTGTATTTCTTCTTGGGTCTGAACATCACCCTGTATGAGGCCTATGGGATGAGTGAGACCACAGGCCCACATTGCCTGTCTGGGCCTTACATTTACAGGCAGCACAg CTGTGGTAAACCAGCATCTGGATGCAGAGTGAAACTGGCGGACAAAGATACAGAAGGCAATGGAGAAATCTGTTTCTGGGGAAGGACTGTTTTCATGGGTTATTTAAATATGGAAGACAGAACAAAAGAAGTCTTTGATGAGGAGGGGTGGCTGCATTCTGGAGATTTAGGAAAGCTAGACAAGGATGGCTTTCTCTATGTCACTGGAAGAATTAAAG ATTTGATTATTACAGCTGGAGGGGAAAATGTGCCTCCAATTCCAATCGAAGATGCTGTTAAAAAAGAACTCCCAATTGTTAGTAATGCTATGGTGATTGGAGATAAGAAGAAGTTTTTGTCAATGTTCCTGACCCTAAAG AGTGTGCTGGACCCAGATACATCTGATCCTACTGACATTCTCACAGAGCAAGCCAGAGACTTCTGCCAGAGGAGTGGTAGTAAAGCCACCAAAGTGTCCGAGATTGTAGCTACAAGAGACCAGGCGACCTACAGAGCCATCCAGGAGGGAATCGACAGAGTCAACAGCACTGCTACCAACAGGGTTCACTGCATTCAGAAATGGATTGTCCTGCCAAgagatttttccatttctggggGAGAACTAG ctccctcatGCTTATGTGGATGCAACCTCACATATCACACTTGCTTCTCACTTTCAGCATTTATCTGTGCTGAGAGGGGCCCATGTTCTTCCCAACAGGCTCTTCAATAA
- the ACSBG1 gene encoding long-chain-fatty-acid--CoA ligase ACSBG1 isoform X5, with amino-acid sequence MSCLIHGDRTFTDAQPVCRELLPHLDETQGEGIEPAESLWTSFADGRVRLRIDNSCPQTPITVHQMFKESLEKYGSLNALASKKNGKWEKITFSEYYCLSRKAAKSFLKLGLERFHSVAILGFNSPEWFISAVGAIFAGGIVTGIYTTNSPEACHYIAHDSKTDIMVVENQKQLDKIMQIWNRLPHLKAVVLYKDSIAERHPNLYTMEEFLELGDDVSDSTLDDIINSQKPNQCCVLIYTSGTTGKPKGAMLSHDNITWTSAHCSRAGGMQPAEVQQESIVSYLPLSHIAAQIYDLWTGIKWGEQVYFAEPDALKGSLINTLKEVQPTSHMGVPRVWEKIMEKLKDASAQSGFMKKKMLSWAMSLSLEKNLNGSNSSDLKQLWTRLADYLVLAKIRSALGLSSCQKHFSGAAPLNTETLYFFLGLNITLYEAYGMSETTGPHCLSGPYIYRQHSCGKPASGCRVKLADKDTEGNGEICFWGRTVFMGYLNMEDRTKEVFDEEGWLHSGDLGKLDKDGFLYVTGRIKDLIITAGGENVPPIPIEDAVKKELPIVSNAMVIGDKKKFLSMFLTLKSVLDPDTSDPTDILTEQARDFCQRSGSKATKVSEIVATRDQATYRAIQEGIDRVNSTATNRVHCIQKWIVLPRDFSISGGELAPSCLCGCNLTYHTCFSLSAFICAERGPCSSQQALQ; translated from the exons AACCTTTACAGATGCACAGCCTGTCTGCAGGGAACTGCTGCCTCATTTGGACGAGACCCAGGGTGAAGGCATAGAGCCAGCAG AGTCTCTGTGGACTTCTTTTGCTGATGGCAGAGTCAGGCTGAGAATAGATAACTCATGTCCACAGACTCCCATAACAGTTCATCAGATGTTCAAGGAGAGCCTGGAAAAATATGGATCCCTTAATGCTTTGGCCAgcaaaaagaatggaaaatgggagaaaataactttttcagaATATTATTGCCTCTCTAGGAAAGCAGCCAAGAGCTTCTTGAAG cttGGTCTTGAACGATTCCATAGTGTAGCAATCCTTGGATTTAATTCTCCAGAATGGTTCATCTCAGCTGTTGGAGCTATTTTTGCTGG AGGAATTGTCACAGGAATATATACAACTAATTCTCCAGAGGCCTGTCACTACATTGCCCATGACAGCAAGACTGATATCATGGTTGTGGAAAATCAGAAACAGCTGGACAAGATAATGCAG aTCTGGAATCGATTGCCCCACCTGAAGGCTGTGGTGCTATATAAGGACTCCATTGCAGAGAGACATCCAAATTTGTACACG ATGGAAGAGTTTCTGGAGCTGGGAGATGACGTCTCTGACAGTACTTTGGATGACATTATTAACTCCCAAAAGCCAAATCAGTGCTGTGTTCTGATCTACACCTCCGGAACAACTGGGAAGCCAAAAGGAGCCATGCTGAGTCATGACAAC atAACTTGGACATCAGCCcattgcagcagagcaggaggtaTGCAACCTGCAGAGGTCCAGCAGGAATCTATAGTCAGTTATCTCCCACTCAGCCACATAGCTGCACAGATCTATGACCTGTGGACTGGAATCAAATGGGGAGAGCAAGTTTACTTTGCTGAGCCAGATGCTCTGAAG GGCAGCTTGATCAACACACTAAAAGAAGTGCAGCCAACATCTCACATGGGAGTTCCCCGAGTATGGGAGAAAATCATGGAGAAGTTAAAGGATGCTTCTGCTCAGTCAGgatttatgaaaaagaaaatgctttcctGGGCTATGTCACTTAGCTTAGAGAAGAACCTGAATGGCTCAAACAG CAGTGATCTAAAGCAGCTCTGGACAAGATTAGCAGACTACTTAGTGCTTGCAAAAATCCGTAGTGCACTGGGGCTTTCTTCCTGTCAGAAGCACTtttctggtgctgctcctcTCAATACAGAAACACTGTATTTCTTCTTGGGTCTGAACATCACCCTGTATGAGGCCTATGGGATGAGTGAGACCACAGGCCCACATTGCCTGTCTGGGCCTTACATTTACAGGCAGCACAg CTGTGGTAAACCAGCATCTGGATGCAGAGTGAAACTGGCGGACAAAGATACAGAAGGCAATGGAGAAATCTGTTTCTGGGGAAGGACTGTTTTCATGGGTTATTTAAATATGGAAGACAGAACAAAAGAAGTCTTTGATGAGGAGGGGTGGCTGCATTCTGGAGATTTAGGAAAGCTAGACAAGGATGGCTTTCTCTATGTCACTGGAAGAATTAAAG ATTTGATTATTACAGCTGGAGGGGAAAATGTGCCTCCAATTCCAATCGAAGATGCTGTTAAAAAAGAACTCCCAATTGTTAGTAATGCTATGGTGATTGGAGATAAGAAGAAGTTTTTGTCAATGTTCCTGACCCTAAAG AGTGTGCTGGACCCAGATACATCTGATCCTACTGACATTCTCACAGAGCAAGCCAGAGACTTCTGCCAGAGGAGTGGTAGTAAAGCCACCAAAGTGTCCGAGATTGTAGCTACAAGAGACCAGGCGACCTACAGAGCCATCCAGGAGGGAATCGACAGAGTCAACAGCACTGCTACCAACAGGGTTCACTGCATTCAGAAATGGATTGTCCTGCCAAgagatttttccatttctggggGAGAACTAG ctccctcatGCTTATGTGGATGCAACCTCACATATCACACTTGCTTCTCACTTTCAGCATTTATCTGTGCTGAGAGGGGCCCATGTTCTTCCCAACAGGCTCTTCAATAA